Sequence from the Crassostrea angulata isolate pt1a10 chromosome 9, ASM2561291v2, whole genome shotgun sequence genome:
GTGGAGCGATATATCTCTATCTATCATCCATTCAAAGCAGCCAAAATATGCACAAAGCGAAGGACATGGATTATTCTGTTCGCGATATGTGGAATTTCAATCATTTACAACATTCCAAGAATTTTTGCGAACAGGTCTAAATCCCCGTGTTCCCCTACAGACGACAGAGAATGCTACATGCTTGTGGAAACTACATTTGGCAAAACGACATTTTACAACAAAGTGTACATGGTATGGATGTACGCTGCTTTAATTTACATTATTCCACTGATTCTTCTAGCGATCTTAAACTGTTTGATTATCATAAAATTAATGCGCATGCGTGCAAGGAGAATCGGCACAAATATTCAAGATGACAATGAGGCAAATCTTAGTCTCATTTTGGTTTTAATCGTGATAGTCTTCATTTGTTGCCAGACTCCGGGACTATTCTCACAGTTTGACTTTCTCTTCGATCCCATTGTATTTATTCAGTGGATAGCGTTTGGGAACACTTTGTTTGTGACAAACTCGTCCGTGAACCTCCTGATCTACATGGCCGTCGGGCGGCGGTTCCGCAAGGTGTTACtcaaaatgtttaagaaaattttcgGACAATCTGTATTCTCGCGCTCAAGGAACTCTGGATCAAGCTCCGACCACGAGCTTTTGGAGACATTAAGATCTACTGTTCATTACAGAGACTCGGAAAAGACGCAAGTGAACGACATACACAAACTCGAGAAAATCAGACTTACTTCTTAATATGGTGTGATCTTTTATCCGCACAAGCGTCTCGTGATTGTGACTTACCTGTTTATCTTATTATTATTGTGATTCATTAATCAGTTGTTTTATTACGTTAAATTGTTAAAGgatgtttatatgtataaagttTCATTGACAAAACGGTTCTTTAAGTTGATATAGTTAAGTCTTGTCCTTCAAGGTATGATAATGAAATGAGAAATTCCTTACATTAGAATTTCAAATTCACTGTtgcattatttatattttaagtattttagtCTGGGCCGTGTGATGGCATTAGTAGGAATTCTGAATACAATTCATACTTCGAAATGTATAAGTTGTTGGCGTAAATTAATTTATTAGATATGCTCCATTCACAGTTCTCTGGGTGCACCTTCACGCGGCATGAATTATGCAATGGTTTCCCCCGGATATTTCATCACACATCAGAAACAAATATATGGAATACCctctagataaaaaaaaaatcaagtacattTGTATTACTCATTCGAACACCTCGTTTTATCACGAAGGACCCGCAGCCAAATCCGACTATTTTAAAGTAACTACTGTTCAATATTATCGCAAGGTAGTCTTTATGTGATCGCAGGTCTCCAAACAAAAAACGAAAGACCTGTCGCAAGACCGACACCGGTGATAGCTCTGGTGCTCATCTTGTTACAACAATAAGGTAATGTATACCAAAAGAAAGTCATTAATGCATGTTTAATTAGGTAATTAGTAGTTTTCTTAGAAATAGAATCATTTTTCCCCATTTTTAGatagataatttttatatatagaatttttaCACTTCGAAACAATGCGATACCCTGAATAATTTAAGGAACTGGATGCAAGCTGACTTTGTGGTTTGATGCGATCATTTTCAAACTTACTACATTCACTTATTAAACTATGAAATCAACAGTAACATTTTGacactcccatatatatttaatatcattcACTCTTCATCATCAAAAGGTAGAAATATACGATAAAGAGGCGACGACCATCGATCCTCATTAAGAAAATCATCGATTTGTTGTTCTGTGTAGCTTGCAGAGAGGTATTTCAAAAAACGGTGTCAGTAAAGGTGAAGTACGCCGCTCGCCAGGTATTCAAAGTTTATGGGGAAAGTCCTTGTATCGTTTTATctgatatatttaaatttgaggCATAAcccatttttaccattttaacatatacaaatatatgtatatatgtataacatACTTCAATACTAGGTAAACTTTGTACGCTCTCAGTCTAACATGTACGGTGTATTTTAGGAACAAGGAATGTTTTTAGCACAATTCAGATACAGAAGCCCTTAATCAAAGATTCCAAATTATTGGAAACGAGTCAGTATAAAATATAGACATACGATGATCAAACGCAAaactattttatatcaaatattatcaaTGCTAGAAATCTTGAACTTGTCACTACTGCGTAAAACAGAATTCTGATATCAATTTCAATTTATAAGTGTCTTATATCTGAATCAGTGAGGATATAATTTGGGTCCCTAACcctttaaatttttattctgAAGAAAGGATTTGagacatttcttttttaacttaATTGCGGGTGCTGATCAATTTTTGCccaaagaaagatttttttctcctGAGATACTATTATTTGGATAACAATAAATCAGATGATTTTGTAAATCTGCAATATTTTTGCGTTGTTTTCTTTTGCGAGTTTgggaaaatatatattattctaaaaataaatttagacgTTCTGGGACGCCTAATTTTTAGGAACTAACATCAAGCCTAAAAATTGAAAACGccgaaaatgttaatatttccGTATTTGTTTGCAGGTTTCAAAGCGCTCAAcgatgacttttttttattacttccctATGTGAAGAAAATACCTGacacttacatgtatacatactagTATGCCAGTCTTTCACTCGGTTTGTATAACAATAGCTTCACTACCTTTACACCTTCTTCAATTTATATCTTCGCAACAATTGAAGTCATCAGAAAATGACactttattttctatatttaatttgaGTTCTAAGAAATGTGTTCAGATACGCAAACTTgctataaatattaaattgatattacaAATTTCCAGGTTtacggtaaacattttgtacTACACCTGCACTGGGTACGTTAAACTTATGTGATGACACAATCTTTGAGCAAACAGAAATTCATAGGAACAATTTCTTTGCtatagtaaaattatttttcttattataaggTAAACGGATGTAAGGACTCTTAGCACGAAAATATTacttactgaaaaataaaataaatcaccGTTCTTACGCCGCCATCAATAATAGATTGAGGCGGGCTATTGTTTCTTACTGaatcttaattaattttttcactttCTAGTGTGTATGGACACGAGAGGGTCCTATTGATTACCATTGGAATGGAAATCCACCCTCCTCTCCTTCTTCATCCACGGACTTGTCACCAGTCAAAAGACCAGTTATTTGTTACACCGTTCTGTCACGTTCAGAACCCGACGAAAAGCAACCACTCGATTGGATTGATACAGTAGCAGCACTTTATCACGTTTGATAAGATTTACCCAcacaaaaaaaatccattttctgATATAAAAGTATAAACTAATAAACTCCCgatttgaaagtttttttcaGAGCTTTTCATTCAATTATTCTAAAGTTTGTTTAAGGTTCAATTATGCAATTTTCCAggtaagataaaaatgtttccattatcaaatatttttaggTGGGCTAAGATTGTTTTTCAAACGGAATTGTAAATCTCTTTTAACCGAATTGCACAAAAGAATCACTTCCAATGATACCCGATTACaagatttgttttgaaattacatcattttgctaaaattcatggATGTTATCAATTCCCTAAAGAAAACACATCcttgatattttacatgtttttaatcTAAAATTTCAAATCTTCATTTCAGAAAATGAGgaatataaatttcaaacacatttaAGAAAACTGAGAAAAGGGTGGCTTGAAATTGTTATCATATCTTTTAGCTGTCTTGATTTACTCGTAGAATatcttaaagcaatatgagctgctatatgtatttttataattttattttgctgcagaaacctgctagtatgataagtctgcatgttACTTCAACTTTTACGgtgaataaattttgaaaatttcataaatttttgtcagaagaaagattgcTCTTATAAGGAATAAATAGcaattcaatttttgtacaggacgacaataatttaATTGTGTTCCAATGAAGGCTTCTTTACGGCTTTTCACACCAAAATACAgcttacataattttaaaaccatgatttttttgtcattttagaagaaaaacacTTTTTCGTCAAAAgaaatttcaacatgaaaatcgcagctcatattgctttaaatatctGATATAAAAGGATTCAAAACACACACGCCCATAAACTTGTTTTTCCCACTGGTCAGACGTGCTCGGAGCAGAATAGTGCCCACGTGGCGTGATAGTTGTAAAGCCCGGTTGTTGATTGGACTTTGTGACACTAGTCGTTAGATCGGACATTTAAGACACAACCTCGAATTGGTTTTTCACAAAGAAAATAGTCATGTATTTAGTAAAGTTAAAAACCATGATTAACTACATGTTCTTGCAGTCAAGGGTTTGGTGATTTGTGTATCTTTTTCGAAAATTAGCAAAACATAAAACAGTCAATCAGTGAAACAAGCAAACAAATGTACTAAGGAGTTTTTGATTTTTCGGTTAATCGTGTAATATTCGCACTCTTCTGTATCTTTTATCAACGTGGAAAAAAACCACACCAATCTTTCTGCAATCTATTTTAGAGGGCCTTTCTCGGAGACTTTCATCATGTTCTCCCGGCATGCCTGTACTCTAAAGCTTAGCATGATTAATGTTTGATATCTTCATCTAACCGGGTATCAGTCGGCATAAAACTATTGTGAGTCTGCAAGAACGTCACCATCTAGTCAGAGAAAACAATACGGGAAAAGGCCTGAGTAGTAACGAAAGTCTCATCAGTCCGTGGGGGCTTACCTAGGCACTACCTGCTGCCTTAtccatttatatatttacattataaaatatgttcaaatcaaatcaaatacaatACCTAGCTAAATgtaatacattaacagtaaGAGTTTTGCGATTTTCCAgaagtatttacatgtattagagtAAGTTTATTCTCACCGAGTTTGAGATAATACTTTGCATTTGATAAAACCAAAAGCACAGTCGTCTCATAATTTATCGTCTGCTTTACAAAAAACAAAGTTTGATATACACAAAGTcgatatctttattttaaaaatgatacaagTTTTCACCTCCCTCTTGTACAACTTGTAGAATTACGCGGTATGCAGAAATTATGACGTAATACtcataaaattaaatcatatcatatcataaaatatatcataaaaggTCGGAACCCCTCCCCCAGCTACTGTGCTATTACACCCCAGAATGTGCCAACAATAGGGAGGGGAGAAGTCTGGATGGCTCACCCAATCCTAGACAGTTTGGGGTGGAGGTATTACTTACTTTTTTGAGTTGTTAAAGGGTCAGTGTACATAGAGAATAACGATTTTTATATACTATGACTTTATAACTTATTGTAAGGTTTCGTTAAAGTTAACGATTTGGAGAGCTctagaattttgatttaacGATCGTCTATCAGCTATGTATATGTAGTTGTTTTCACATACTTATTTGTTGCTAAActcagtattacatgtatatgatgattGCTATATTACTAATGTTTTCTGATCATGAACGGCAAGGCTGAATATTATTGATTACTTCATTTTTATTCtacaaatgttcattgaatTTCGATGTGAGGTgttgaaatacataatttatAAACATGGACACAAAAACAAGTATATTCTATTGTTgatgaaaaagttcatacatAACATAATGTTTAACAACAAGCATTAAACGCCGTTCTCATAAAATATCAGCACCATCCGCTAGCTTCACTgtcataatagaaaaaaaattgcacacCATTTAACAAGTGTACAGACGAGTTCACGTAGACATGCatgtagatacatgttaaaCACAAACAATTTAAAGTATAACTTTCTCATGTAATTTTTTCCATTTCCTGGCAAAAACAAAGTGTTTATATTGATCTAGTTAACCACCAAATCCATTCTTTCttgatatcatgtttttttttcacgaaTGAAGGACTTCCAACAGATTCAAGAATCAAACACCAAAGAAAAATTTAGTCAAGTAAAATACATGATTGAAGAACCTTGAAAACATCGATATGGTACCAGTTCCATCTTTCTTTTTCCATTGAAGTTCTTTCAAAAGCTTCTACATTGGATAATACTTAGTTGCTTTTCCATGTGTAGTCAAGTCGTACTATGGGTGACAAGCATGTCCGAAAAAGAAAATGCGCGTCAGTGTGTCAAAGTTTATCGTCACATTTTTCGGAAATTGATTTGTTATTGTTTATGCTGGGAAAATGCTCCTCAGTGAATTCTGTGTCGACAACCCGGATTTCGTTATCATTGTCAAAGTTTGGgtcctttttaaaaatagctAATAACTCTGAATCGAGTTCGTTTTTTGTACTACTGATGACGTCACTATGAGGCGACACGTTTCCATTGGACGTCGAAGGTTTTTTCACGGAATTGCGCGTGCGTGATATAAATGTTCGTGTTGTTCTAACACTTCCGGTCAAGTTTGTTGTATGACGATGCCAAACCTTTTTAAATTCTGCTTGTACCTGAAAAGTCAGCGTACATGAATATTCATTCTGCAAAAAAAGGctatagtttttatttaaacttaatATATTTTCACCATTTACACGGTATTATCAATCTAAAACTTACTTCAGCGTTCAGGAAACAAAACAACATGGCGAGGATGAACCCctattgacaaaaataaactcTAAATTAAATGATCATTGATTAGAAAAACGCATTagtttcatatacattttttagaAAACGTCACACTTCTTCCCCATACCCCCTCAAAAAATTACCTGAAACGAGTTAAAGAACAATTCGGAGaaaaacagaataaaaaaagCCATGGAGGTCTCGTCTATATAGTCGAATGTTGTCATCACGTAGTTCAGAGAGAAGATGATGTTATATACGCCAAACAGCGGGATCAGGATGAGGATAGATTTAGCCAAACGTCTGCAAAACCAAGAAAAAGAGAACGGTAGTATACAGGTTTCTGATTTAACTGTATAGCTTTCGAGTAacaaagatataaaataaaacatgttttcaagAATCACCACTCAGATTTATTGTGGGTTAAAAAGATCTTTTTGGTCacgttgtatatatataattatattaacagCGAAACTTATGTGGCAAAGAATGACAAAGAATTTGGTTCTGaacatttcattaatttttgagaaatgaatGAATAGCAATCTTATAGATTCTAACGTACATATACTGTGTATCTATATTCTTAGGAAAACCAGTAAAGATAttaccccaaaaaaaaaacaacctttcACCAATAAGTCATACATATTTTGAATCACTTTTGACACTAACTGTAAGGAACAGGGCCGTGggagacatatatatatatatatatatatatatatatatatatatatatatatatatatatatatatatatatatatatatatcaaagcaGAACTATCACCTTGACATGACCATCATCACAACATATTTCCATCTGCTCTAcctattttaatgttaaatttgaacaatCTAGCACCGTTTTTTCCTATCTTCAGGTCCAACATGATTTCGTAATATCTGTTTTCTTCTCTCTTTGTGAACAGTTGCATATGGTGCATTACAACACAAAATATGGAGACGCAAAAAACGCATCGAAATACATGGACGGGACGGTGGCCTTGTCCACTCTGTTTGAGGTATCACAATTAATGGCCTTGTAATTAATGTGTAGTTTGATTCATTTACCTGAACGAAGGTTTAAATGATCATTGATTAGAAAAACACATAagtttcatatacattttttagaAAACGTCACACTTCTTTTTCTttcagaatctataaaattttgGTTTTCGTATATATCGTAGGACATAACTTACCTACGCCACAATACGACGCACGTGCGTAACGTATTAATctgcttgacgttacgtttaaattttgtacaaattaacatcTTTTAACTAATTAGTGGGCCCTATTTTCTGATTTTAGTACTAAAAAATTGAATCATAAGGAATAAATCAAAGttctacctatgttatacgaGTAGAACATAacttggaacagtttacgcttttttataaaccgcttcgcggtttataaagcctAAACTATCAcaagttatgttatatcatgtaacataggtagaaattaaattcattctttaaataacatgacatttttcttcttaaaaggAAGAGCTCTGTGTAAATAGCAagttatttaaattataaatttttgaatcaaaaattcaaggctgatataattatacatgtattatattcatttaataagaGTTTATAGTTAAAGTCacttaattaaatcaatgaaaaaactGATGGTAAAATATGCTGACTCTCCAGTCTCCTTAAGGTCGTTTTGGCTAATGTTAAtctgaattacatgtaaatgtatcaaTCTAGTaaaaaactgaaatttaaaattttagattatgtgtcttttaaaatatagaattttACCCTATTAAATAaggtattaaatgaaaaattcagtgtgaattttttttttctataattgcTAATGactacaatacatgtatgtgtagtGCTTATAATGttatcaattgtacatattagTTTCTGAACGTACGAGAATAATATCTACACAATATCTAGAGAAAGCGACACTTAAAGCTGATCATGTGACCGACAATAtgaccaaaattatgaaaaaagaaattttaaaaagcacATCATAAACATGCTTAAGAAAAGTAccataaaagaaatcaaaatgagacgcctgtaaaataaaaatatggaaaaatatCCAagggatatttttaatttctgataATGGAAATCAAAGCGATTTATATTTACACAATATGATATCCAATTTAACCCTATTTAAGCAACGATTGTTACAATGATTATCAAAATgatgatataaatatttacatcatttcAGCATTACCTCCCATCGGGTAAGTAAATTAATAAGAAAAAGCAATTACCTTCATTAAAAGATTCAACTAACTAAACATGTTTTAAAGCCAAACCcgcatataaataaatacattccTTCAAATAGTAGAGTATTTTTTGATCCGATTATTAATCAAGGattgaaattataaaatgaattcaaatcCGTGATATGgacaaaactttcaaatataaaaaaaacatgttttaaataaacTCTTTGTAAGCTCTTCCATTTACACGTACATAACATAGCTACTGGTCTatgacattattttttacaGTATAACCTCCATTTCTATTCACTATTATGAATAACTTT
This genomic interval carries:
- the LOC128162653 gene encoding FMRFamide receptor-like, with the translated sequence MVRGEINFTLNLSYGDAIFLQDSGGNNTALQNALYMQYVVNGIILPILSVFGVFGNILTMVVLWRREMHSTTILFLRALVLTDTGIIVVVALTLTPFTLSFFHPGLWYFKDVIYPNVFTPVTYIVMVIQQCNVWITVSVSVERYISIYHPFKAAKICTKRRTWIILFAICGISIIYNIPRIFANRSKSPCSPTDDRECYMLVETTFGKTTFYNKVYMVWMYAALIYIIPLILLAILNCLIIIKLMRMRARRIGTNIQDDNEANLSLILVLIVIVFICCQTPGLFSQFDFLFDPIVFIQWIAFGNTLFVTNSSVNLLIYMAVGRRFRKVLLKMFKKIFGQSVFSRSRNSGSSSDHELLETLRSTVHYRDSEKTQVNDIHKLEKIRLTS